In Candidatus Methylomirabilota bacterium, the sequence CGGTCGCGGTTCCTGAATGTGATCGGGTCGGTGATGACCAGGACGGCGTCCGCCCGCTGGGCCGTGATGGCCGCGAAGGCGGCCTCGAGCTCATCCGGCTTGCGTACCTCGATCGACAGCAGGGTGACTTTGAGCCCCGGCGCTGCGGCCTGCATCGCCTTGAAGCCCAGCACCCCGCCGTGGCTGTTCGGGTTCCAAAGCACCGCCACCCGGCTGGCCTTGGGCACGGCCTCCTTGAGGAGAGCCAGCAGCTTGGCGTCCATCTCGGGCAGGAGCGATGACATGCCGGTGATGTTGCCCCCCGGACGCGCCACGCTCGCGGCAAAGCCGGAAGCGACCGGATCGCCGGCTGACACCATGATGATGGGAACCCACATTTTCGATTTGAAGGCGGAGCATCCTGGGCCATAATTGCTCAGCACCCGCAAGAAACGTGGCTCTCGAGGGTTCCTCGCTGACGCGGAGGGCGCCACCCAATGGGTGACGCGAAAGCTGGCCCGGTTCGCCTCTCGTTCAACCCCCAACTCCGCGTCGAGTTCCATGGCGCGACGGTGACCTCCTACGCCGGGCTGCTGTTGCCACGCGAATTGGACGAGCGGCTCGGCCTGAGCGCCCTGATCGAGCGACCCCCCACCGAACCCCGCACGGGACGTAACCGCCAATTCCCTCGGGCGGACCTGTGCCGACAGTCCGTCTAGAGCCGCCTGGCAGGGTACGAGGATACCACCGATGCGGAGCGGCTCGCCGAGGACCCCACCGTTCGAATGCTGGTCTCCCGCGAGCGGCGGGAGACGACGGTCACGTCGAGTCCGTCTGCTATCATCCGCGCTTCGTCTTCAACCACGAGGGCGACTGCCTAGCCGCCACACTCCGGCCGGGCAACGTCCACAGTGCAGACGGATGGGGGAAGATCCTTCTGCCCGTCATTGACCGGTCCCAGGCTCGAGGGCAGACCGTCGTCGTCCGCGCCGACGCGGCCTTTGCCCTCCCGGCCCTGTACGAGACCCTGGAGCGGCGAGGCGTGGCGTACGCCATCCGGCTCCCGGCCAACGAGGTGCTGGAGCGGGCCGTCGAGGACCTGCTCATCCGGCCGCGCGGCCGGCCGAGCCACGCCCCGCTGGTCCGCTACCCGAGCTTTCAGTATCGAGCCGCCTCCTGGGACCGGCCTCGGCGCGTGATCGCGAAGGTCGAGCATCGCCTTGGGGAACTCTTTCCTCGGGTGGACTTCATCCTCACCACGCTCACGGGGACGAACCGCGCCGTCGTCCACTTCGACAACCAGCGCGGGACGGCAGAGCAGTGGATCAAGAAGGGCACAGACGCCGCCTAGTGGACGCGCCTCCATTGCCACGCCTTTCGGGCCCACGAGGTGCGGTGGCTCCTCGGGGTCATCGCCGACAATCTCGGCACCCTCCTGCGTCGGCTCGCTCTCCCCCTGACCATGCAGAGTTGGTCGCTGACGAGCTTGCAGCAGCGACTGTTCAAGACCGGCGGCCGCCTGATCCGGCATGTCCGGTACTTCATCCGCCAGCTGGCCGAGAGCAACTTGACTCCGACTCTCTTTGGGCAGATCCTCGGGCGCATCGAGCGGCTCGCGGGGCATCCGACGTGATTCCCGAGTCCTGCACAGGGAGCGGAGGAAGGAGCAGCGAGAGAGGGCCGCGGTGGCGGTGTCGTTGCACGACACGGTCGGAGTGACCACACTCGGAGGCAACGGGCTGCACCGGCCTCAGGGGATCCCAGAGTGGCTGCCGTTGCGTGTTGGGACGTGTTGACGAGCTGGCCCGCTCGGTGGACGCCGTCACCGGGGCGGCGATCGGTCCATATCGGAAATCCCAGCTGAACCTTTTCGGAGGGATCAATGATGCCACGGCGTTCCGTCTTCGCACTGACCGTGGTCCTGACGTTTCTCGTGGCGGCATGTGCGGCGCATGGGACGGAGGACAGTGAGAACGCGAAACTCATCGAGGCGCTCAAGGGCGCGAGAGTGTCGTTGGAGGCAGGATTGTCGGTCAGCGAGCGTCTAGGCATACCAATCTCCGCGGAGTTTGAGATAGAAGATGGGCGCCTCGAATTAACCGTCTACATCACAAAGGGGGCCGAACTCCTGGACGTCACCGTGGACCCCAAGACAGGGGTGGTGGCAAGCGTCGAGCCCATTGCGGATGGCAAGGAAGTGCGGCTGGCGAAGGGCTATCGTGAGGCGATGCTGAAGGCCAGGGTGTCACTCCGTGCGGCCACCGAGCAAGCGGTGAAGGCGAACCCAGGGTTCCGGGCTGTGAGCATCGTGCCCATGCTGAAGGATGGGCATCCGGTTGCGGAGGTGGTGCTCTTCAGGGGCCAAGAACTCAAGGAGATCTCAGTGGCGCTAGAGTGAGGCCGGCAGGCCTGCCCATCCCATGCGTACAAGCGTGGAGGGCGCTACACAGCCACGGCGCCCCAACGACGGCGGTGACGGCAGGTGACGTAACGCTGTGCCAGCGGATCCCCTCTACATGGGAATGAGCCTGCGGCAGCGCCATCGCCATTCCAGCTCGACAAATTCGCATCTTCCTTCTCTTCTGGATTGCCTTGGCAGGGGCCGACAAGTGGCGGCGGTCAAGGGCGAACGGAGGCCACTTAGCCGACTGCGTGGACGCCGTGAGGTCGGGTTTGATCACAACATCTTATCCAATTTGCCACCTTGAGAGGTACACTCCAATGCTATCCTGACGATCCCGGTGTTCGAACCTGACCCCTGTGGGAGGCTGCGTCATGGCCCAAGAACCCTCCGTCTTTTGGTACCGTGAAAGTGGCACACCGTATGAGTATCACAGCTTCGCCGCACGGTCCTTCCTGTTCACAGGGCGGACGGCATTCCAAGAGGTTGCCATCCTCGACACCCAGGAGTACGGGAAGATGTTGGTCATTGACGGGCGGACGCAGTCGGCCGAAGAAGACGAGTACATCTACCACGAAGCCCTCGTGCACCCGGCGATGCTCACTCATCCGGCGCCCCGCCAGGTACTGATCATTGGGGGCGGGGAGGGCGCGAGCCTGCGGGAGGTCCTGCGCTATCGTACTGTCGAGCGTGTCGTGATGGTGGACATCGATCGGGAACTCGTGGAGCTCTGCCAGAAGTGGCTGCCGGAATGGCATCAGGGTGCGTTTCAGGACCCACGGGTCGAACTCGTGTTCGCCGACGGCAAAGACTACATCGAGCACACCTCGACGACCTTCGACGTGGTCATCGTGGACATCTGCGACGCCTTGGAAGAGGGCCCGGCGTTAGCCCTCTACACGGAGAGCTTCTATCGAGGTGTGCAGAGGCGCTTGGCCGCAGGGGGGCTCCTTGTCGTACAGGCGATGGAGCTGTCCGGCCTCGATTACGTCGATCACGTGCAGGTGCGTGACACGCTCAGCCTGGTCTTCCAAGTCGTGAGATCCTACGTCACCTTCATCCCCTCGTTTTGGGCCGACTGGGGGTTTCTCATCGCCTCGAATAGCCTGGATCCGGCCGGCGTGGCGCCTGACCTCCTGATGGACCGTCTGCGCACGAGGGGAGCCACCGGCGTCGAAAACTTGGCGCCCCAGCTGGACTTCTACGACCCCGACGCGCATGTCCGCATGTTTGCGCTGTCGAAGGACGTCAAGGCCCGCCTGAACCATCAGACACTGCCTAGGGACACCCCACCCGCCCGCGCTCAATGACCTGGGGTCGCTTTCTCTGGCGCTACGCGACCCACCGGAAGGACCTGTGCGCGGCCCTCCTTGGGCTGGCGGTCGTCGTGGCGGCGGCGGAGCTGACGCTCCCGTGGCTTCTTCAGCAAGCGATTGACACGGCGCTTGGAGAGGCCCACGGCTCGAGCCTCGACCGCTGGGTCCTCTGGATGCTGGGGCTGCTCGCGCTACTTTACGTCGCGCACGCGGGGCTCCTCCAGGTGGAGGCGCGCGTCCTCTACGCCGGCTCCTACGCCCTCCGCCGCCGGCTCTACGTCCACTTCCACAGCCAATCCCTGGCGTTCTTTCATCGCCACAAGACCGGCGAACTGATGCATCGCGTGACCAGCGATGCGGCGCTCTTCGAGGATCACGCGGTGGAGTTGTTCAGCGATCTGCCGTTTGAGGTCCTCACCGTAGCAGGCGTCTTGAGCGTGATGGCCTGGTCGGACGTGCGGCTGACGGGCCTGGTGGTCCTGTTCCTGATTGTGGCTTCGGGGATCACCGCCTATGTGGGGCGGCCCCTCCCGACGTTGCGGAAGTCCATCCAGAACATCGGCTCCCGATTGGCCGGTCGACTGCAGGAGACGCTCGCCGGTATTCGCACGGTCCATGCCTTCAAGAGCGAGCGGTACGAACTTCAACGGCTTGACGAGGCGAACCGCACGATCCTGCACGGAGAGCTTCGGGCGGCGGGCCTTGAAGCCCTGTTGGTGCCGGTGTTCGAGCTCATGGAGCTGCTGGGTGTCGTGGTGGTGGTCTGGTACGGGGGGCACCTCATCCTGGGGAAGCAGATCACGGCCGGCAAACTCGTGGCGTTCATGGCATACATGGAGATCCTCGCGGGGCCCGTCAGCCGGGTCGGAGGCTTCTACCGGCATCTCCAGACCTGCCGCGCCGTCGGTGCTCGTTTGCAGGAGCTTCTCGCCGACCACGAGCCGCTGCCGGCTTCGAGCGGTCGGCGCCCCAGTGAGGATCGGTGGGATATTCGGATGGAGACGGTGTCGTTCCGCTATCCGGGTAGTACCCGGGAGGTGCTGCGAAACCTCACCGTCACCGTGAAGCCCGGCGAGGTGGTCGCCGTCGTGGGGCGGAACGGCGCGGGCAAGAGCACGCTAATGGATCTCCTGTTGCGCTTCTACGACCCGACCGAAGGCCGCATCGTCGTGGGGGGGGTCGATCTCAGGGAGTGGGATCTTGATCTCTGGCGGAAGTCCGTGGGGCTGATGACGCAGGACGTGTTCCTCTTCTACGCGACGATCGCGGAGAACATCGCCTATTGCCGACCGGAGGCCAGCCGGGAGGAGATCGAGGAGGCGGTGCGCGAGTCGGGCGCTGACCGCGTCATCCGCCGACTTCCGCAGGGCCTCGACACCGTGGTCGGGGAGCGGGGGGCGAAACTGTCCGGGGGGGAGCGCCAGCTGGTCGCCCTGGCCCGGCTGTTCTTGAAGCAGCCGCGGCTGCTCGTACTGGACGAGCCGACGGCCCATCTGGACGGCGAGGCCCTGCATCAAGTCGGAGCGGCGCTCAAGCCACTCATGGCGGGGCGCACGACCTTCGTGGTGGCCCATCGACCCGAGACCATCCAGCTTGCGGAGCGGATCCTGCTGCTCGATCAGGGAGGTCTGATCGCAGATGGATCCCGCGAGGCCCTGCATACTGACAGCGGGCTCTACCGCACGCTTTTGGCCGAGATGGCGGCCGCCCCTGAGCGGCGACGAGCGTAAGCGGGGACCCATGCAGAGGCTGGGACGCCATCTCATCGTGGAGCTCTTCGACTGCGCCCCCGAAATCCTGAATGATCTGGAGGCCGTGCAGACGATACTATTGGCGGTCGCTCGGCGCGCCCGGGCGACCATTGTCGGAAGCACGTTTCACCAGTTTTCTCCGTTCGGACTCAGTGGGGTGGTGATCATGAGCGAGTCCCACGTGTCGATCCACACCTGGCCGGAGCATCGGTACACTGCGGCGGACATCTTCTCCCGCGGTGAGGCATTCAGGCCGGACGTGGCAGTTGAGTCCGTGATTGCGGCGCTCGGCGCCCAGCGCGTGTCGGTGCTCGAGGTGCAGCGCGGTATTCTCCCGACGTCGCTCGGTCCCGGAGCTGTGGCGGCGGCCCGCACGGCCCCAGCTACGTATGAGCACGGGAGGGCGACGGGTCAGCCCAGAGTGCTCGGATGAGGAAACACACCTGCTTGGGTGGCTGGGTGACCTCGTGGTGTGTCCTGATCGCGCTCGGCGCGATGCTCATCGCGTCTCCTGCTGCGGGGGATGACACCGCGCCGCTGGCCCTCGACGACTTTTTCCCCCTCGTGACCCGGAGACCTGTCCTCGAGCGAGAGCTCTGGGTCCGAGTGAGCGACACGAAGAGGCGAGACGGCCGAGAGTCGACGATCGCCCCAGCTCTGGCGATGCCGATTGTGTCGTGGTGGCAGCTGACGCTTGAGATGCCGGTCGTGTTCACGAATCCACGATTGGGAGATGGCGCGGGGGGGACCGGTGACCTCGAACTGGAGAGCAAGTTCCTGGTGTTCCAGTCGACTGACTCGCGCACGCAGCTGTCGACAGGGTTCAGCCTGACACTGCCGACGGGCTCGGAACGGCGGGACCTGGGTGGCCAGTTGGCCATCGAACCGTTCCTCTCGGCTGGCACGATGCGGGGCCGGTCATACCTCGTGGCGGAGATTGCGTACGGCTGGAACCTGAACGACGGAGGGCCGCACCCGAAAGGGCAGACGCTGACGGCAGGCGTGGCGGCGGGTTATGCGGTTCGGCCGTGGCTGATTCCTCTGTTGGAACTGACGACGGTGACCAGAGTCGGAGGTGCCCCTCAGCCAGGGGATCGGGATCGTCGGGGGCAGCCACAGCTCTACATTGGCCCTGGCGTGAATTTCCAGCTCCTCCGAGAGGTGACGCTGGGCATCGGGTTTCAGCTACCGGTGACGAACGCGAGAACCTTCGACTACGCCCTCCATGGCACTTTGAACTGGAGCTTTTAACCCCTCGCTAGGTGTAGCCGGACACGTGGAGCTCTCCTGGACCGTGGACCGCTTCCCCGCCGAGTGTTACAAGCTCCGTGATCGTCGCCGAGGTGTGGTGAACTCTTGATTTCCTCATCTAGCGCCTTGCCGAGGGGTACTGCAGGTGCCTTATGTGGCCTTAGAGGAGGCCGGGGAGAGAGAGGGTCTCGAACCACCCGCGGGATTCAAATCCGCTGGACCATGGTGTTGAGTCAACATCGGGTACGTGGCTAACCGAGAACAGCAAGCGTGTAGCGGACTGTAAACACGGGCTCGAATGGCGACTGACCTCCACGTCCAGGTTCGCAGCGAACTGGATTCGGTACCATCGCTCAGCGAAATCCAGTCCAATTGCCATATTCCCACTTAGACGATCGATTTGCCGGCGTCTACCATCAGCGTGGCGCCGGTGATGTAGGAGGAC encodes:
- a CDS encoding ABC transporter substrate binding protein gives rise to the protein MWVPIIMVSAGDPVASGFAASVARPGGNITGMSSLLPEMDAKLLALLKEAVPKASRVAVLWNPNSHGGVLGFKAMQAAAPGLKVTLLSIEVRKPDELEAAFAAITAQRADAVLVITDPITFRNRDR
- a CDS encoding spermidine synthase — encoded protein: MAQEPSVFWYRESGTPYEYHSFAARSFLFTGRTAFQEVAILDTQEYGKMLVIDGRTQSAEEDEYIYHEALVHPAMLTHPAPRQVLIIGGGEGASLREVLRYRTVERVVMVDIDRELVELCQKWLPEWHQGAFQDPRVELVFADGKDYIEHTSTTFDVVIVDICDALEEGPALALYTESFYRGVQRRLAAGGLLVVQAMELSGLDYVDHVQVRDTLSLVFQVVRSYVTFIPSFWADWGFLIASNSLDPAGVAPDLLMDRLRTRGATGVENLAPQLDFYDPDAHVRMFALSKDVKARLNHQTLPRDTPPARAQ
- a CDS encoding ABC transporter ATP-binding protein; amino-acid sequence: MTWGRFLWRYATHRKDLCAALLGLAVVVAAAELTLPWLLQQAIDTALGEAHGSSLDRWVLWMLGLLALLYVAHAGLLQVEARVLYAGSYALRRRLYVHFHSQSLAFFHRHKTGELMHRVTSDAALFEDHAVELFSDLPFEVLTVAGVLSVMAWSDVRLTGLVVLFLIVASGITAYVGRPLPTLRKSIQNIGSRLAGRLQETLAGIRTVHAFKSERYELQRLDEANRTILHGELRAAGLEALLVPVFELMELLGVVVVVWYGGHLILGKQITAGKLVAFMAYMEILAGPVSRVGGFYRHLQTCRAVGARLQELLADHEPLPASSGRRPSEDRWDIRMETVSFRYPGSTREVLRNLTVTVKPGEVVAVVGRNGAGKSTLMDLLLRFYDPTEGRIVVGGVDLREWDLDLWRKSVGLMTQDVFLFYATIAENIAYCRPEASREEIEEAVRESGADRVIRRLPQGLDTVVGERGAKLSGGERQLVALARLFLKQPRLLVLDEPTAHLDGEALHQVGAALKPLMAGRTTFVVAHRPETIQLAERILLLDQGGLIADGSREALHTDSGLYRTLLAEMAAAPERRRA
- the speD gene encoding adenosylmethionine decarboxylase encodes the protein MQRLGRHLIVELFDCAPEILNDLEAVQTILLAVARRARATIVGSTFHQFSPFGLSGVVIMSESHVSIHTWPEHRYTAADIFSRGEAFRPDVAVESVIAALGAQRVSVLEVQRGILPTSLGPGAVAAARTAPATYEHGRATGQPRVLG
- a CDS encoding transporter, with the translated sequence MGGWVTSWCVLIALGAMLIASPAAGDDTAPLALDDFFPLVTRRPVLERELWVRVSDTKRRDGRESTIAPALAMPIVSWWQLTLEMPVVFTNPRLGDGAGGTGDLELESKFLVFQSTDSRTQLSTGFSLTLPTGSERRDLGGQLAIEPFLSAGTMRGRSYLVAEIAYGWNLNDGGPHPKGQTLTAGVAAGYAVRPWLIPLLELTTVTRVGGAPQPGDRDRRGQPQLYIGPGVNFQLLREVTLGIGFQLPVTNARTFDYALHGTLNWSF